The Pelistega ratti genome window below encodes:
- a CDS encoding hemagglutinin repeat-containing protein, whose translation MLYNTNQKISYIKGKGFVAVSGSNYGGGIEASAQKGKGRENTDTVTHQLIALKANTLNLSTQGDTTLKGASIQAETIKADIQKNLTIESEQDTNRHKSKHTQGSVGASAVISGTGSGASFNASHSKAKLNYQ comes from the coding sequence ATGCTATATAATACTAACCAAAAAATCAGTTATATTAAGGGGAAAGGCTTTGTGGCGGTATCAGGCTCAAATTATGGTGGCGGTATAGAGGCAAGCGCCCAAAAAGGCAAAGGACGAGAAAACACCGATACCGTTACCCATCAGCTGATAGCACTTAAAGCCAATACCCTAAACCTTAGTACCCAAGGGGATACCACCCTTAAAGGGGCAAGCATTCAAGCCGAGACTATCAAAGCGGATATTCAAAAAAATCTGACGATTGAAAGTGAGCAAGATACCAATCGCCATAAGAGTAAACATACCCAAGGCAGTGTAGGGGCAAGTGCGGTTATCTCAGGCACAGGATCAGGGGCATCCTTTAATGCCTCGCATAGCAAAGCCAAGCTGAACTACCAATAA
- a CDS encoding VENN motif pre-toxin domain-containing protein, which produces MTITVGNNTHLKGGIIDSTAPADKNTFTTQTLTAENILNQSEIKVQSASVGVSTNPLQNAWSAVGTAASVVGGNIHKEDSSTTYSVIGQNISLNVKEGSIPDNIRRDKEGANNKVQLFDKADAQERMEMAQVIGEISQNTITIALQHMLDKAEADKVAAEKALKDQPLTSAQRAYYTEQLNRATETINSYGKGSDLQLGIRAATGVLQGLATGNTNAAIVGGLSPFLNKAIKEATTDKATNKVNFFANTVAHAILGAVEAKMLNTNELAGAAGAVVGETTAHIIADKLYQKSPEALTEQEKETISALSQVVAGLSGVAVGDNFQSAITSSEIGKRAVENNALVPNYGAWSNISNWGPGATSLVQVGIENGKTVEQINQDLQAYTRRDGFDAGMKDGILVMAGIPTVAGTLVVPGSWVGYSRFLSPSIINGVLNVGKSYGVMASESVSSGIATSYILNSDYKQSNLLYDLSLGILVGKKYDVMQKSMGTSNFLINKSMSGLGFIENYFLGEGVSKSASYYLDDKDKIIFNFSKKIEDNE; this is translated from the coding sequence ATGACGATTACCGTAGGGAATAATACCCACCTAAAAGGGGGTATTATTGATAGCACCGCTCCAGCGGATAAAAATACCTTTACTACTCAAACCTTAACGGCAGAGAATATCCTGAACCAAAGTGAAATTAAGGTACAAAGTGCCAGTGTAGGGGTATCCACTAATCCTCTACAAAATGCCTGGTCAGCGGTAGGAACAGCAGCCAGTGTTGTAGGAGGCAATATCCATAAAGAGGATAGCAGTACCACCTATAGTGTGATAGGTCAAAATATTTCGCTCAATGTGAAAGAAGGCTCAATCCCTGATAATATCAGACGAGATAAAGAAGGAGCAAATAATAAGGTACAGCTCTTCGATAAAGCAGATGCGCAAGAGCGAATGGAGATGGCACAAGTGATAGGTGAAATCAGCCAAAATACAATCACGATTGCCTTACAACACATGTTGGATAAAGCCGAAGCGGACAAAGTAGCGGCAGAAAAAGCCCTGAAAGACCAACCACTGACCTCTGCTCAAAGAGCTTACTATACAGAGCAACTTAACCGTGCTACAGAAACGATTAACAGTTATGGCAAAGGCAGTGACCTACAACTGGGTATCCGAGCAGCAACGGGTGTATTACAAGGCTTAGCCACCGGTAATACCAATGCGGCAATTGTGGGTGGATTATCCCCATTTTTAAATAAAGCGATTAAAGAAGCCACAACCGATAAAGCCACCAATAAAGTAAATTTCTTTGCCAATACCGTCGCCCATGCCATACTGGGGGCAGTGGAAGCCAAGATGCTGAACACTAATGAACTAGCAGGTGCAGCAGGTGCCGTGGTAGGAGAAACAACCGCCCATATTATTGCCGATAAACTCTACCAGAAATCCCCAGAAGCCCTCACGGAACAAGAGAAAGAAACCATTTCAGCACTTAGCCAAGTGGTAGCAGGATTAAGTGGCGTAGCCGTAGGGGATAACTTCCAGAGTGCTATTACCAGTAGTGAGATTGGTAAACGGGCGGTGGAGAATAATGCACTTGTACCTAATTATGGAGCATGGAGCAATATATCCAATTGGGGACCTGGAGCTACTTCTTTAGTACAAGTAGGTATTGAGAATGGAAAAACAGTAGAACAAATTAATCAGGATTTACAAGCCTATACAAGAAGAGATGGATTTGATGCCGGCATGAAAGATGGTATTCTTGTAATGGCAGGTATCCCTACAGTGGCAGGAACATTGGTCGTACCTGGATCTTGGGTAGGATATAGTAGATTCTTAAGTCCTTCTATTATTAATGGAGTATTAAATGTAGGTAAATCATATGGTGTAATGGCATCTGAATCAGTATCATCAGGTATAGCAACAAGTTATATTTTGAATTCTGATTATAAACAATCTAACTTATTATATGATTTATCTCTTGGTATATTAGTAGGTAAAAAATATGATGTAATGCAAAAATCTATGGGAACATCTAATTTCCTTATTAATAAATCTATGAGTGGATTAGGTTTTATAGAAAATTATTTTCTTGGTGAGGGGGTTTCAAAAAGTGCCTCTTATTATTTAGATGATAAAGATAAGATAATTTTTAATTTTTCTAAAAAAATAGAGGATAATGAATAA
- the gcvT gene encoding glycine cleavage system aminomethyltransferase GcvT, with amino-acid sequence MTSASLKRTALFDTHLEFGAKVVDFGGWEMPISYGSQIEEHHAVRNKAGMFDVSHMLNVDVVGADAYAFLRKLVANDVQKLIATPGKALYSCMLNPSAGIIDDLIIYFFALDQWRVVVNAGTATKDLAWMQEQAKGLDVTITPRHDLSMVAVQGPQAREIVWSIRPQWKAASESLTPFNAARIDENTMVARTGYTGEDGFEIIVPSSDVVAFWKDLAAAGVQACGLGARDTLRLEAGMNLYGQDMDEEIQPFQAGLAWTVSLKDESRDFVGRDVLTNNPKRNAFLGIKLLERGVVRAHMKVRGASGEGEITSGTMSPTLGFSIGFVRMPEAAKAGDTVEVEIRGKWLPAVLTTLPFVRNGKALVE; translated from the coding sequence ATGACTTCTGCTTCTTTAAAGCGTACAGCTTTATTTGATACCCATTTAGAATTTGGTGCCAAAGTAGTTGATTTTGGTGGTTGGGAAATGCCTATTTCGTATGGTTCACAAATTGAAGAACATCATGCTGTACGTAATAAGGCGGGTATGTTTGATGTTTCCCATATGCTTAATGTTGATGTGGTAGGGGCAGATGCTTATGCTTTCCTACGTAAATTGGTGGCTAATGACGTACAAAAATTAATTGCAACACCAGGTAAAGCACTTTATAGCTGCATGTTAAATCCATCAGCAGGTATTATTGATGATTTGATTATTTATTTCTTTGCTTTAGACCAATGGCGTGTAGTTGTCAATGCGGGTACAGCCACAAAAGATTTAGCATGGATGCAAGAACAAGCAAAAGGTTTAGATGTAACTATTACACCACGTCATGATTTGTCAATGGTAGCTGTTCAAGGACCACAAGCGCGTGAGATTGTATGGTCTATTCGCCCTCAATGGAAAGCAGCTTCAGAATCACTTACCCCTTTTAACGCTGCTCGTATTGATGAAAATACGATGGTAGCACGTACAGGCTATACAGGTGAAGATGGTTTTGAAATTATTGTTCCAAGTAGTGATGTAGTTGCTTTCTGGAAAGACCTTGCCGCTGCTGGTGTTCAAGCGTGCGGATTAGGAGCGCGTGATACTTTACGCTTAGAAGCAGGTATGAATCTCTATGGTCAGGATATGGATGAAGAGATTCAACCCTTCCAAGCCGGTTTAGCATGGACAGTAAGCCTTAAAGATGAGTCACGTGATTTTGTAGGACGTGATGTATTAACAAATAATCCCAAGCGTAATGCCTTCTTAGGGATTAAATTATTAGAGCGTGGCGTTGTTCGTGCACATATGAAAGTACGTGGAGCCAGTGGAGAAGGTGAAATCACCAGTGGTACAATGTCGCCTACATTGGGTTTTTCAATTGGTTTTGTTCGTATGCCAGAAGCGGCTAAGGCGGGCGATACTGTTGAGGTAGAAATCCGTGGTAAATGGCTGCCTGCTGTACTAACAACATTACCATTTGTTCGTAATGGTAAGGCCTTAGTGGAATAG
- the gcvH gene encoding glycine cleavage system protein GcvH, giving the protein MSLPEDRKYTASHEWVLKEGDVFVVGITHDAQDQLGDLVFVGDAKVGETLAAGETAAVVESVKAASDIYAPVAGEVVAFNEALESSPDLVNQDAYANWIFKIKPSNPADYDGLLSAADYQAQA; this is encoded by the coding sequence ATGAGTTTACCTGAAGATCGTAAATATACAGCATCACATGAATGGGTTTTAAAAGAAGGTGATGTATTTGTTGTAGGTATTACACATGATGCACAAGACCAATTAGGTGATTTAGTGTTTGTGGGTGATGCTAAAGTAGGCGAAACACTTGCTGCTGGTGAAACAGCTGCTGTAGTTGAGTCTGTTAAAGCGGCTTCTGATATTTATGCCCCTGTTGCAGGCGAAGTGGTTGCTTTTAATGAAGCATTAGAAAGTAGCCCTGATTTAGTCAATCAAGATGCGTATGCTAACTGGATTTTCAAAATCAAACCAAGTAATCCAGCTGATTATGATGGTTTATTAAGTGCTGCTGACTATCAAGCACAAGCTTAG
- the gcvP gene encoding aminomethyl-transferring glycine dehydrogenase, which produces MLHTHIDQTEEFVGRHIGPNAEEQAHMLKTIGVNSLDELVDEIVPNNIRLKEELALEESRTEPDVLSELREIASENVVYRSYIGQGYYGTDTPNVILRNVLENPAWYTAYTPYQPEISQGRLEALLNYQTMVVDLTGLDVANASLLDEGTAAAEAMTLARRSSKSKSNVFFVSQHVHPQTQEVVRTRAKPLGIEVVIGDELEGLPECFGVLLQYPHSLGEVVDYQHFCEQAHAQNTIVAVAADLLSLAILKAPGEWGADIAVGSVQRFGIPLGFGGPHAGYMATKDALKRTMPGRLVGVSVDAQGKKALRLALQTREQHIRREKATSNICTAQVLLAVMASMYAVYHGAKGIRAIAQRIYSSTFILNEALAQMGVNVVNERFFDTLQIESEKAQTILAVALENGINLRNVSPTSVAISLDETVSLADVQELINIIAEALAVEPVDIDDVIDSDADIAVPAEVARQSAILTQAIFSSINSETDMLRYLRHLSDMDLALDRSMIPLGSCTMKLNATAEMIPITWPEFCNIHPFAPDDQAEGYSILFERLSEALCEITGYDAISLQPNSGAQGEYAGLLAIRAYHQSMGQAQRNVCLIPASAHGTNPASATLAGMDVVVVASDSQGNVDVDDLKVKIAQVGDRLAAFMITYPSTHGVFEERIVEICDLIHAAGGQVYLDGANMNALVGLAKPGWFGSDVSHFNLHKTFSIPHGGGGPGVGPIGVKEHLAPFLPGIVDEQGKLSEDEVVGPVSSAPFGSASILPISYVYIALMGVNGLKKATQVALLNANYIATRLAPYYPVLYSGRNGRVAHECILDVRPIKDSSGITVDDIAKRLIDYGFHAPTMSFPVAGTLMVEPTESEGLRELDRFIDAMIAIRAEIAQVEKGEVDANDNVLKNAPHPAESLLSEEWTHPYSRKEAAYPAGMDPLNKYWSPVARVDNAYGDRHLICTCPSIEEYESK; this is translated from the coding sequence ATGTTGCACACACATATTGATCAAACAGAAGAGTTTGTCGGTCGTCATATTGGACCAAATGCGGAAGAGCAAGCTCATATGCTCAAAACGATTGGGGTTAATTCTTTAGATGAATTGGTTGATGAAATCGTTCCCAATAATATCCGCTTAAAAGAAGAGTTAGCTTTAGAAGAATCACGTACAGAGCCTGATGTATTGTCAGAATTACGTGAGATTGCGAGTGAAAATGTCGTTTATCGTAGCTATATCGGGCAAGGGTATTATGGTACAGATACACCCAATGTGATTCTTCGTAATGTTTTAGAAAATCCAGCTTGGTACACGGCTTATACACCTTATCAACCAGAAATTTCTCAAGGTCGTTTAGAAGCCTTATTAAACTACCAAACTATGGTGGTGGATTTAACAGGTTTAGATGTAGCTAATGCGTCGTTATTAGACGAAGGTACAGCCGCCGCAGAGGCAATGACATTAGCTCGCCGTTCATCTAAATCGAAAAGTAATGTTTTCTTTGTTTCTCAACACGTTCACCCACAAACACAAGAAGTGGTTCGTACACGTGCAAAACCATTAGGTATTGAGGTTGTTATCGGTGATGAGTTAGAAGGTCTTCCAGAATGTTTTGGTGTATTATTACAATACCCTCACAGCTTGGGTGAAGTCGTTGATTATCAACATTTTTGTGAACAGGCTCATGCTCAAAATACCATTGTAGCTGTTGCCGCTGATCTATTATCTCTGGCTATTTTAAAAGCGCCGGGTGAATGGGGTGCTGATATTGCAGTCGGTAGCGTACAACGTTTTGGTATTCCACTTGGTTTTGGTGGGCCTCATGCAGGTTATATGGCAACTAAAGATGCTTTAAAACGTACTATGCCTGGACGTTTAGTAGGGGTATCTGTTGATGCTCAAGGTAAAAAAGCATTACGTCTTGCGTTGCAAACCCGTGAACAACATATTCGCCGTGAAAAAGCCACTTCTAATATTTGTACTGCTCAAGTATTGCTAGCTGTAATGGCAAGTATGTATGCAGTTTACCATGGTGCTAAAGGTATTCGTGCGATTGCTCAGCGTATTTATTCAAGTACCTTTATTCTAAATGAAGCATTGGCACAAATGGGTGTTAATGTGGTGAATGAGCGATTCTTTGATACGCTACAAATTGAATCTGAAAAAGCACAGACTATTTTAGCGGTTGCTCTTGAGAATGGTATTAATCTTCGCAATGTAAGTCCAACAAGTGTTGCAATTTCATTAGATGAAACAGTTTCTTTGGCAGATGTACAAGAGTTAATTAATATTATTGCAGAAGCATTGGCTGTTGAGCCTGTTGATATCGATGATGTGATTGATTCAGACGCAGATATTGCTGTTCCTGCAGAAGTGGCTCGTCAAAGTGCTATTTTGACACAAGCTATTTTCTCAAGCATCAATTCTGAAACAGATATGTTGCGTTATCTTCGCCACTTATCTGATATGGATTTAGCGCTTGATCGTAGTATGATTCCATTAGGTTCATGCACGATGAAGCTCAATGCAACCGCAGAAATGATTCCTATCACTTGGCCAGAATTCTGCAATATCCATCCTTTTGCTCCTGATGATCAAGCAGAAGGGTATAGCATTTTATTTGAGCGTCTTAGCGAAGCACTTTGTGAAATTACAGGTTATGATGCGATTAGCTTACAACCTAACTCTGGTGCGCAAGGTGAATATGCTGGTTTATTAGCGATTCGTGCTTATCATCAATCAATGGGTCAAGCACAACGTAATGTTTGCTTAATTCCTGCCTCTGCTCACGGTACTAATCCAGCATCAGCTACTTTAGCGGGTATGGATGTTGTGGTAGTTGCTTCTGATAGTCAAGGTAATGTTGATGTAGATGACTTAAAGGTCAAGATTGCTCAAGTTGGTGATCGCCTTGCTGCCTTTATGATTACTTATCCTTCTACTCATGGTGTATTTGAAGAGCGTATTGTTGAAATTTGTGATTTAATCCATGCGGCAGGAGGTCAGGTTTACCTAGATGGGGCAAATATGAATGCCCTTGTTGGCTTGGCAAAACCAGGTTGGTTTGGTTCTGATGTATCACACTTTAACTTACACAAAACATTTAGTATTCCTCATGGTGGTGGTGGCCCAGGTGTAGGTCCTATCGGGGTGAAAGAGCATTTAGCACCATTCTTACCCGGTATCGTAGATGAACAAGGTAAGTTATCAGAAGATGAGGTAGTGGGGCCTGTATCATCAGCTCCTTTTGGTTCAGCAAGTATTCTACCTATCTCTTATGTTTATATTGCCCTAATGGGTGTCAATGGGCTGAAGAAAGCAACACAGGTGGCTTTATTAAATGCTAACTATATTGCGACACGCCTAGCACCTTATTACCCAGTGCTTTATAGTGGTCGTAATGGTCGAGTAGCACATGAGTGTATTCTTGATGTACGCCCAATTAAAGATAGTTCTGGTATTACGGTAGATGATATTGCAAAACGCTTAATTGACTATGGTTTCCATGCTCCTACCATGAGTTTCCCTGTTGCTGGTACTTTAATGGTAGAGCCTACTGAGTCAGAGGGTCTAAGAGAATTAGATCGCTTTATTGATGCGATGATTGCGATTCGTGCTGAGATTGCTCAAGTGGAAAAAGGTGAAGTAGATGCCAATGATAATGTGTTGAAAAATGCACCTCATCCTGCAGAAAGCTTATTATCAGAAGAATGGACTCATCCGTATTCTCGTAAAGAAGCGGCATATCCTGCAGGTATGGACCCACTCAATAAATACTGGAGTCCTGTTGCTCGCGTGGATAATGCATATGGTGATCGTCATTTGATTTGTACTTGCCCCTCAATTGAGGAATATGAATCAAAATAG
- the exaC gene encoding acetaldehyde dehydrogenase ExaC — MRYVDPNKEGSKVHFKAVYDNFIDGKWVPPVKGRYVDNISPVDGKVFTKVALSSVEDLELALDAAHKAKEKWGKTSPAERANILLKVADRLEAHLETLAVAETWDNGKPVRETLAADIPLAIDHFRYFAGCIRAQEGHLAEIDDDTVAYHFHEPLGVVGQIIPWNFPILMAAWKIAPALAAGNCIVMKPALQTPVSILVLVELIQDLLPPGILNIINGSGEEAGAALASSPRIAKIAFTGSTRVGQFIMRAAAENIIPITLELGGKSPNIFFEDVMDKEDEFFDKALEGFSMFALNQGEICTCPSRALVQESIADKFLEKAIERVKRIKTGHPLDTETMIGAQASLEQQNKILGCIQMGKDEGAVLLTGGAERKEIGEGFYIEPTIFKGDNSMKIFQEEIFGPVLSVTTFKDFDDAMRIANDTMYGLGAGVWSRSIHTAYRAGRTIQAGRVWTNCYHIYPAHAAFGGYKKSGIGRETHKMILGYYQQTKNLLVSYSPKALGFF; from the coding sequence ATGCGTTATGTTGATCCCAATAAAGAAGGTTCAAAAGTTCATTTTAAAGCCGTTTATGATAACTTTATTGATGGTAAATGGGTGCCGCCAGTAAAAGGCAGATATGTTGATAATATCTCACCTGTTGATGGGAAAGTATTTACAAAAGTCGCCTTATCAAGTGTTGAAGATTTGGAATTAGCACTAGATGCGGCACATAAGGCAAAAGAGAAATGGGGTAAAACCTCTCCTGCTGAACGAGCGAATATTTTATTGAAAGTAGCTGATCGTCTTGAAGCCCATTTAGAAACACTTGCTGTTGCTGAAACATGGGATAACGGTAAACCTGTTCGTGAAACATTAGCAGCAGATATTCCTTTGGCAATTGATCATTTCCGTTATTTTGCCGGTTGTATCCGTGCTCAAGAAGGGCATTTAGCTGAAATAGATGATGATACTGTGGCTTATCATTTCCATGAGCCACTTGGTGTTGTGGGTCAGATTATTCCGTGGAATTTCCCTATTCTGATGGCAGCATGGAAGATTGCTCCTGCACTAGCGGCAGGTAATTGTATTGTGATGAAACCTGCATTGCAGACCCCCGTAAGTATTTTGGTGTTAGTAGAGCTTATCCAAGATTTATTACCACCCGGTATTTTAAATATCATTAATGGTTCTGGCGAAGAAGCAGGTGCAGCGTTAGCAAGTAGCCCTCGTATTGCTAAAATTGCCTTCACTGGTTCTACACGTGTTGGTCAATTTATTATGCGTGCAGCAGCTGAAAATATCATTCCTATAACATTAGAATTAGGGGGTAAATCACCTAATATCTTCTTTGAAGATGTGATGGATAAGGAAGATGAATTCTTTGATAAAGCGTTAGAAGGTTTTAGTATGTTTGCCTTAAATCAGGGTGAAATTTGTACTTGCCCATCACGCGCTTTGGTGCAAGAAAGCATTGCGGATAAATTCCTTGAAAAAGCTATTGAACGTGTTAAAAGGATTAAAACAGGTCATCCATTAGACACTGAAACAATGATTGGTGCTCAAGCTTCTTTGGAACAACAGAATAAAATTCTGGGTTGTATCCAAATGGGTAAAGATGAGGGTGCTGTTTTATTAACAGGTGGAGCAGAGCGTAAAGAAATAGGTGAAGGTTTCTATATCGAACCGACAATCTTTAAAGGTGATAACTCAATGAAAATTTTCCAAGAAGAAATTTTTGGACCTGTGTTATCCGTAACAACCTTTAAAGATTTTGATGATGCTATGCGTATTGCGAACGATACAATGTATGGATTAGGGGCTGGTGTATGGTCTCGTTCTATTCATACCGCATATCGTGCAGGACGTACTATTCAAGCGGGTCGTGTATGGACAAATTGCTACCATATCTATCCAGCTCATGCGGCATTTGGTGGGTATAAAAAATCAGGTATTGGTCGAGAAACACATAAAATGATTCTTGGATATTATCAACAAACGAAGAATTTATTAGTAAGCTACTCACCAAAAGCGTTAGGATTCTTCTAA
- the alr gene encoding alanine racemase has protein sequence MKFSYSVLAICLTFSFASTTFAAPPLSFKGQLPTQAINQYANAWLEIDTQAFEDNLATLQKQLKGKSQICAIMKADAYGNGIDLLMPSIIKMDIPCIGIASNEEARIIRAHHYKGKIVRVRSATLNEIKDGMQYDMEELIGDLTQAQSINHLAKEAGKTIHFHLALNSAGMDRNGIDMTTERGRQEAIDITKLPHLSIIGIMTHFPEEDKDIIQKDLAQFTHDTDWLISNAQLNRQQLILHAANSYATLTVPESHLDMVRPGGLLYGDSIPSHTEYKKIMSFKSRVANINHYPKGSTVGYDRTFTLQRDSLLANLPFGYSDGYRRAFTNKGYVLIRGHKVPVVGKVSMNTTMVDVTDFPDIQEGDEVVIFGKQGNIEVSQADIEEINGALLADLYTVWGNSNPKVKKSDIEKH, from the coding sequence GTGAAGTTTTCTTATTCAGTATTAGCTATTTGTCTTACTTTCTCTTTTGCATCAACTACATTTGCAGCCCCTCCCCTCTCATTTAAAGGGCAATTACCTACTCAAGCTATTAACCAGTATGCCAATGCGTGGCTCGAAATTGATACACAAGCTTTTGAAGATAATCTAGCCACCTTACAAAAGCAACTAAAGGGGAAATCTCAAATTTGTGCCATTATGAAAGCAGATGCTTACGGAAATGGTATTGATTTATTAATGCCCTCTATTATTAAAATGGATATTCCTTGTATCGGTATTGCCAGTAATGAAGAAGCACGTATTATTCGTGCTCATCATTACAAAGGAAAAATTGTCCGTGTTCGTTCAGCTACCTTAAATGAAATAAAAGATGGGATGCAGTACGATATGGAAGAACTCATTGGTGATTTAACGCAAGCTCAATCTATCAATCACTTAGCAAAAGAAGCAGGAAAAACAATACATTTTCATCTTGCCCTTAATTCAGCAGGTATGGATAGAAATGGAATAGATATGACAACAGAAAGGGGTAGGCAAGAAGCGATTGATATCACCAAACTTCCCCATCTTTCTATCATAGGCATAATGACGCATTTCCCCGAGGAAGATAAAGATATTATTCAAAAAGATTTAGCTCAATTTACACATGATACTGATTGGCTTATCAGTAATGCTCAACTTAATCGCCAACAATTAATATTACATGCCGCTAATTCTTATGCAACGCTAACTGTACCAGAATCACATTTAGATATGGTACGCCCTGGAGGATTGCTTTATGGTGATTCTATCCCTAGTCATACTGAATATAAGAAAATTATGTCTTTTAAATCAAGAGTAGCCAACATTAATCATTACCCTAAAGGTTCTACCGTTGGTTATGATCGTACCTTTACACTACAAAGGGACTCTTTACTCGCCAATTTACCCTTTGGTTATTCTGATGGTTATCGCCGTGCTTTTACCAATAAAGGCTATGTCCTTATCCGTGGTCATAAAGTCCCTGTAGTCGGGAAAGTCTCCATGAATACCACTATGGTGGATGTGACTGATTTTCCTGATATACAAGAAGGAGATGAAGTGGTTATTTTTGGCAAACAAGGTAATATAGAAGTCTCTCAAGCAGATATTGAAGAAATTAATGGTGCATTATTAGCAGATCTTTATACGGTCTGGGGAAATTCAAATCCTAAAGTTAAAAAATCTGATATAGAGAAACATTAA
- a CDS encoding dihydrofolate reductase — protein MSINIIVAYNQKHIIGKDNTMPWHLPADLAYFKKTTMGYPVIMGRKTRESLGRPLPGRLNIAITRDTHYQAEGTQIAHSLEEAIKLAQAENNTIFIIGGGEIYRQALAFADKVYATEIYSDIDGDTAFPILDKTQWKEVSRHSQPPQNGLAFDFVVYER, from the coding sequence ATGAGTATTAATATTATTGTCGCCTATAACCAAAAACATATTATTGGTAAAGACAACACAATGCCATGGCATTTACCTGCTGACTTAGCTTATTTTAAAAAAACAACGATGGGATATCCTGTTATTATGGGAAGAAAAACAAGAGAATCCCTTGGTCGCCCTCTACCGGGTCGTCTTAATATTGCTATTACCCGTGATACACATTATCAAGCAGAAGGGACACAGATTGCCCACTCACTTGAAGAAGCTATTAAACTGGCACAAGCTGAAAACAACACTATCTTTATTATTGGTGGAGGTGAAATCTATCGACAAGCACTCGCTTTTGCCGATAAGGTTTATGCGACTGAAATTTATTCTGATATAGATGGCGATACGGCATTTCCTATTCTTGATAAAACACAATGGAAAGAAGTATCACGTCATTCACAACCCCCTCAAAACGGCTTAGCATTTGACTTTGTGGTTTATGAACGTTAG
- a CDS encoding thymidylate synthase has protein sequence MSSHQYEDLMRHVFEHGVSKTDRTGTGTRSVFGYQMRFNLQEGFPMVTTKKLHTKSIFIELLWFLRGDSNVRWLQERGVTIWDEWADTDGNLGPVYGVQWRSWPTPDGQHIDQISQVIEQIKNNADSRRLIVSAWNVAEISKMKLPPCHAFFQFYVAEGKLSCQLYQRSADIFLGVPFNIASYALLTHMVAQQCDLEVGDFIWTGGDCHLYSNHFEQVKEQLSRDPFPYPTLHIKRKPASIFDYEYEDFEILNYQHHPHIKAPVAV, from the coding sequence ATGAGCTCCCACCAATACGAAGATTTAATGCGTCATGTTTTTGAACATGGTGTGAGTAAAACAGATCGAACGGGTACAGGAACACGGTCTGTCTTTGGTTATCAAATGCGATTTAACCTTCAAGAAGGTTTTCCTATGGTAACGACCAAAAAACTTCATACGAAAAGTATTTTTATTGAATTACTCTGGTTCTTACGTGGCGATTCTAATGTTCGTTGGTTACAAGAAAGAGGGGTTACTATTTGGGACGAATGGGCAGATACAGACGGTAATCTAGGCCCTGTTTATGGGGTACAGTGGCGGAGCTGGCCTACCCCTGATGGACAGCATATCGACCAAATTAGCCAAGTTATTGAGCAAATTAAAAATAATGCTGACTCTCGCCGTTTGATTGTTTCTGCATGGAATGTTGCTGAAATCAGTAAAATGAAACTCCCACCTTGCCATGCTTTTTTCCAATTCTATGTAGCAGAGGGCAAACTCTCTTGCCAACTCTATCAACGTAGTGCCGATATTTTCTTGGGCGTTCCTTTTAATATTGCAAGCTATGCTTTATTAACACATATGGTGGCGCAACAATGTGATCTTGAAGTAGGGGATTTTATTTGGACTGGGGGTGATTGCCATCTTTATAGCAATCATTTTGAACAAGTCAAAGAGCAACTTTCTCGAGATCCCTTTCCCTATCCTACTTTACATATTAAACGTAAACCTGCCTCTATTTTTGATTATGAATATGAGGATTTTGAGATTCTGAATTATCAACATCACCCTCATATTAAAGCACCTGTTGCCGTGTAG